A genomic region of Gemmata massiliana contains the following coding sequences:
- a CDS encoding ABC transporter permease/substrate-binding protein codes for MKCPKALSPALVCAALAAVIALVPGCARSTHKPVVIGAKKFTESIILAEMGAQLARHAGSPARRDDLGATPALWLALKQGDIDAYVEYTGTITRQILQDDPPDLATALAAHGIRISRALGFRNNYALGMRKDVAAAKGISKISDLRAHPELRGRFIPEFLDRPDGWPGVKRHYSLPQTDVAGMNHTLAYRALVEKAIDVTEVYTTDGEIAQYDLLILEDDQHFFPAYEAVWLYRADLAERHPAVVDQLRRLERRISEPTMQRMNAAVQENKREEGAVASEFLKTEFNIDSDSSDGTRAQRVLVTTYEHLNLVVPSLLAAVLVAVPLGVLAVRHPILGRVVLATTGVLQTIPSLALLLFMIPVMMWLVGEGTGAPPAIAALFLYSLLPIVRNTHAGLIGIPGPLRESAEALGLPPFAILWRIELPLAAPTILAGVRTAAVINVGTATLGGFIGAGGYGRPILRGIDKFDIPLMLEGAIPAALLAIAIEMLFGVIERAVTRHRQ; via the coding sequence GTGAAGTGCCCGAAAGCCCTCTCTCCGGCACTCGTGTGTGCGGCACTCGCGGCCGTCATCGCTCTCGTACCGGGGTGCGCGCGGTCGACCCACAAACCGGTCGTAATCGGCGCGAAGAAATTCACGGAATCGATCATCCTCGCAGAAATGGGGGCACAACTCGCGCGTCACGCCGGTTCCCCAGCGCGCCGCGACGACCTCGGGGCCACGCCCGCGCTGTGGCTCGCGCTCAAACAAGGGGACATCGACGCCTACGTCGAGTACACCGGCACCATCACGCGACAGATCCTGCAAGACGACCCGCCCGATCTCGCCACGGCACTCGCCGCACACGGGATTCGCATCAGCCGCGCGCTCGGGTTCCGAAACAACTACGCACTCGGCATGCGGAAAGACGTGGCCGCCGCGAAGGGCATCTCGAAGATCTCGGACCTGCGCGCGCATCCGGAATTGAGGGGCAGGTTCATCCCCGAGTTCCTCGACCGCCCAGACGGGTGGCCCGGCGTCAAACGCCACTACAGTTTGCCACAAACGGACGTGGCCGGCATGAACCACACGCTCGCCTACCGCGCGCTCGTGGAGAAGGCGATTGACGTGACCGAGGTGTACACCACAGACGGCGAAATCGCCCAGTACGACCTTCTGATACTGGAAGACGACCAGCACTTCTTCCCCGCGTATGAAGCCGTGTGGCTGTACCGCGCGGACCTCGCCGAGCGTCACCCGGCCGTGGTCGACCAGCTCCGCCGACTCGAGAGGCGCATTTCAGAACCAACGATGCAGCGGATGAACGCGGCAGTACAGGAGAACAAGCGAGAAGAAGGCGCGGTCGCGAGTGAGTTCCTGAAAACCGAGTTCAATATCGACTCCGATTCTTCGGACGGCACCCGCGCCCAGCGCGTACTCGTTACCACTTACGAGCACCTCAATCTCGTTGTACCGTCGCTCTTGGCCGCAGTGCTCGTCGCAGTCCCACTCGGCGTTCTCGCCGTGCGCCACCCCATCCTGGGTAGAGTCGTCCTCGCGACTACAGGGGTACTCCAGACGATCCCCTCGCTGGCACTCCTGTTGTTCATGATCCCGGTCATGATGTGGCTCGTTGGTGAAGGCACTGGTGCGCCTCCCGCAATCGCAGCACTGTTTCTCTACAGCCTGCTCCCGATCGTCCGCAACACGCACGCGGGACTGATCGGTATTCCGGGGCCGCTCCGCGAGTCGGCCGAAGCGCTGGGGCTCCCGCCGTTCGCGATTCTGTGGCGCATCGAACTACCGCTGGCTGCTCCGACGATCCTGGCCGGTGTGCGAACGGCCGCGGTCATCAACGTTGGAACCGCGACCCTCGGCGGGTTCATCGGGGCCGGTGGGTACGGGCGCCCGATCCTGCGTGGGATCGATAAGTTCGATATCCCCCTCATGCTCGAAGGGGCGATCCCCGCCGCACTCCTCGCGATCGCGATCGAAATGCTGTTTGGGGTCATCGAACGAGCGGTGACGCGGCACCGGCAATGA